A region of Chrysoperla carnea chromosome X unlocalized genomic scaffold, inChrCarn1.1 SUPER_X_unloc_9, whole genome shotgun sequence DNA encodes the following proteins:
- the LOC123304756 gene encoding putative uncharacterized protein DDB_G0289963, which produces MKPKPRGLKRLNNDGQSPSKTKNKVLVLNIQDASEINQENVENIVGKDTLNSETDTKNSEVNILNSEKDTTNSELNTKKCETKINDSEKDTNNKGTVNIKLNQVNVENNNTTTTTEMIVDDNTTKNMDLSSMFVKPSTSRGTGKPTPKPPTIPLKNRFAPLENDENEEDDDNDSIELGQNKPKKPPPLVIHAKTTDHKTYVKSLENEINKGFHIKYTANNTNLYIYDHEEYKKYKEILNEGKVEYHTYTPKADRKHAFILRGLDNSTDTEEIIEDLEEKYKLNVEK; this is translated from the coding sequence ATGAAGCCTAAGCCTCGTGGCTTAAAACGCCTCAATAATGATGGGCAAAGCccatccaaaacaaaaaataaagtgcTTGTACTCAATATACAAGATGCCAGTGAAATAAATCaggaaaatgtagaaaatatagTGGGAAAAGACACATTAAACAGTGAAACGGACACAAAAAATAGTGAAGTGAACATATTAAATAGTGAAAAAGACACAACAAATAGTGAACTGAACACAAAAAAGTGTGAAACGAAAATTAACGACAGTGAAAAAGACACAAATAATAAAGGTACAGTAAACATTAAACTAAATCAAGTGAatgttgaaaacaataatacaaCAACGACAACCGAAATGATCGTTGATGACAACACAACCAAAAATATGGATTTAAGCTCAATGTTCGTCAAGCCATCGACCTCAAGGGGAACCGGCAAGCCCACACCAAAACCCCCAACAATACCGCTAAAAAACCGATTTGCGCCTTTAGAAAACGATGAAAATGAAGAAGACGACGACAATGACTCAATTGAACTGGgtcaaaacaaaccaaaaaagcCACCACCACTTGTTATACACGCCAAAACTACCGACCACAAAACATACGTAAAATCACTCGAAAACGAAATAAACAAAGGATTCCACATCAAATACACCGCAAACAACACAAACTTGTACATTTATGATCATGAAGAATACAAAAAGTACAAAGAAATTCTAAATGAAGGCAAAGTGGAATACCACACATACACCCCAAAAGCGGACAGAAAACACGCCTTTATCTTAAGAGGGCTAGACAACAGCACTGACACCGAAGAAATCATCGAAGATctagaagaaaaatataaattaaacgtCGAAAAG